Proteins encoded together in one Priestia aryabhattai window:
- a CDS encoding GNAT family N-acetyltransferase produces MDVIVRKMRKEDITSVQYVAKMSWYDTYEGIIPRSVQNRFLSEAYSNKRLLWRLHNSFIYVATIDEKIVGYANFFSLRNRGEIELGSIYILPAYQGKGIGSQLLEKGMKRSKELKIVYINVERENRIGRAFYQSKGFQLVDEFDDEFEGHLLKTMRMKLMI; encoded by the coding sequence GTGGATGTAATCGTTCGCAAAATGAGAAAAGAAGATATTACGTCTGTTCAATATGTCGCAAAGATGAGCTGGTATGATACATATGAAGGAATTATTCCTCGAAGCGTTCAGAATCGGTTTCTTTCAGAAGCATACTCAAATAAAAGGCTGCTGTGGCGCTTGCACAATTCGTTCATTTATGTAGCAACTATTGATGAGAAAATTGTAGGATACGCTAACTTTTTTTCACTGCGAAACAGAGGGGAGATAGAACTAGGATCTATCTATATATTGCCTGCTTATCAAGGAAAAGGAATTGGCTCACAATTGCTGGAAAAAGGAATGAAACGCTCGAAGGAATTAAAAATCGTTTACATTAACGTAGAAAGGGAAAACAGAATAGGCCGTGCATTTTATCAATCAAAAGGTTTTCAGCTCGTGGATGAATTTGATGATGAATTTGAGGGGCATTTATTAAAAACGATGCGGATGAAGTTAATGATTTAA
- a CDS encoding FeoA family protein has product MMNLTTVSIGDKVKVKNIEFLDRSLERRLLSFGVKKGCELCMKQKTILGGPCIIECQGQMISIRKRDAAKIEVETA; this is encoded by the coding sequence ATGATGAATTTAACTACCGTGAGTATTGGCGACAAAGTAAAAGTTAAAAACATTGAATTTTTAGATAGATCATTAGAACGCCGCCTTCTTTCTTTTGGGGTAAAAAAAGGATGCGAACTATGCATGAAACAAAAAACCATCTTAGGAGGACCTTGTATTATTGAATGTCAAGGTCAAATGATTAGTATCCGAAAACGCGATGCAGCTAAAATTGAGGTTGAGACAGCATGA